A single Xiphias gladius isolate SHS-SW01 ecotype Sanya breed wild chromosome 22, ASM1685928v1, whole genome shotgun sequence DNA region contains:
- the LOC120784088 gene encoding poliovirus receptor homolog isoform X1 has protein sequence MARHDARNRHACSKMIGLLCLVASVLTGHGTTGQRVKVEPEVLSYPGQTVNLRCAFTDATGIQLTMVTWIYEPKDGERINIAVFHPNFDPNYPISPVKGRVSFSPSPPNMVSPSIQINNVRMTDEGKYICEYATYPIGNEQGITYLIMLAKPQNSASIVTVEAGTKPVVVARCESVDGRPAAQISWVTTANGNGTTVSKPGADNTVTVTSEYHMVPTAADNGKDISCVVVHRTQVKPESFPLKLAVQYAPQVTIVGYDNNWYVGRTNVVLTCQGTGNPVPISVQWKTMSGEMPDTVQITGNELKVLKVDEAVNTTFVCEVKNRIGISRDQVTAMVREPSVNPSNAGVVAGAVIGSLLALLLVAALIAVLVTRSRRQQQGYRANGGSDMKTRIFGGGKKASKNGTGGGAGSGVVGGGNNNGPIYVYNDSSSHQGLGEKNNHHQPLTMGGRPEVVATTPTAQDILLSNELDDAERRKFDELEEEERYDHFTGGAPILQLRPHNDQDDMIGDYLDDDMESQRDGSVISRTAVYV, from the exons GAACGACAGGTCAGCGAGTGAAGGTGGAGCCAGAGGTGTTGTCGTATCCCGGCCAGACAGTCAACCTACGCTGTGCCTTCACTGATGCCACTGGCATTCAGCTCACAATG GTCACGTGGATCTACGAGCCGAAGGATGGAGAAAGGATCAACATCGCTGTGTTTCACCCCAACTTTGATCCCAACTATCCCATATCACCTGTGAAGGGCAGGGTCAGCTTCTCACCCAGTCCCCCAAACATGGTCAGCCCTTCCATTCAGATTAACAATGTTAGGATGACCGATGAGGGGAAGTACATCTGTGAATATGCTACCTACCCAATTGGCAACGAGCAGGGCATCACCTATCTGATCATGCTGG ctAAGCCTCAGAACTCAGCCTCCATCGTAACAGTGGAAGCAGGCACTAAGCCGGTTGTTGTGGCACGCTGTGAGTCTGTAGATGGCCGCCCCGCTGCCCAGATCTCCTGGGTGACCACAGCCAATGGCAATGGAACAACAGTGTCTAAGCCAGGTGCCGACAACACCGTGACCGTGACCAGCGAGTACCACATGGTTCCCACAGCAGCAGACAACGGGAAAGACATCAGCTGCGTGGTGGTGCACAGGACCCAGGTCAAACCAGAGAGCTTCCCATTGAAGCTAGCAGTTCAAT ACGCCCCTCAGGTGACAATAGTGGGTTATGACAATAATTGGTACGTGGGTCGTACAAATGTGGTGCTCACCTGCCAAGGTACTGGAAACCCTGTTCCGATCTCCGTCCAGTGGAAGAC TATGTCAGGAGAAATGCCAGACACAGTGCAGATCACAGGCAATGAGCTGAAAGTACTGAAGGTGGACGAGGCTGTCAACACCACTTTTGTCTGTGAGGTCAAGAACCGCATAGGGATCAGCAGGGATCAGGTCACAGCCATGGTCAGAG AGCCCTCAGTGAACCCATCCAATGCCGGCGTGGTGGCAGGAGCTGTGATTGGCTCCCTGCTGGCCCTCCTTTTGGTCGCCGCTCTCATCGCCGTGCTTGTCACCCGTAGCCGCAGGCAACAGCAGGGTTACCGCGCCAATGGCGGCAGTGACATGAAGACACGCATATTTGGCGGCGGCAAGAAGGCCAGCAAGAACGGCACAGGTGGAGGCGCAGGCAGTGGCGTAGTTGGAGGCGGTAACAACAATGGTCCCATCTACGTTTACAACGATAGCTCATCCCACCAGGGCCTTGGAGAGAAAAATAACCACCACCAGCCTCTCACCATGGGGGGTCGGCCTGAAGTTGTCGCCACTACACCCACTGCCCAAGACATCCTGCTTAGCAATGAATTAGACGATGCGGAAAGGAGGAAGTTTGAtgagctggaggaagaggagaggtaTGACCACTTCACTGGAGGGGCCCCCATCCTTCAGCTTCGCCCACACAATGACCAGGACGATATGATTGGAGATTACCTGGATGATGACATGGAGTCCCAGCGGGATGGCTCTGTGATCTCTCGGACTGCAGTTTACgtatag